The following are encoded together in the Flavobacterium sp. TR2 genome:
- the cobU gene encoding bifunctional adenosylcobinamide kinase/adenosylcobinamide-phosphate guanylyltransferase — protein sequence MIYLITGGERSGKSGYAQKLALELSNSPLYVATARKWDADFQNRIDRHQQERDEHWTNIEKEKYLSEIDFSGKTALIDCVTLWLTNFFIDTKNDVALSLEEAQKEFLAIAKHENANIIIVTNEIGMGVHAETHIGRKFVELQGWMNQFLAANADQVVLMVSGIPVKIKG from the coding sequence ATGATTTACCTAATAACAGGCGGTGAACGTTCTGGAAAAAGCGGATACGCACAAAAACTTGCTTTAGAACTTTCCAACTCTCCTTTATATGTAGCAACCGCCCGAAAATGGGATGCTGATTTTCAAAATCGAATTGACCGCCATCAGCAGGAAAGAGACGAACATTGGACAAATATTGAAAAAGAGAAATACTTAAGCGAAATTGATTTTTCTGGAAAAACAGCTTTGATAGATTGCGTAACGTTATGGCTTACTAATTTTTTTATCGATACTAAAAATGATGTGGCTTTGAGCCTGGAAGAAGCCCAAAAAGAGTTTCTCGCTATTGCTAAACACGAAAATGCCAATATCATTATTGTAACAAATGAAATTGGTATGGGCGTTCATGCAGAAACGCACATCGGGAGAAAGTTTGTAGAACTTCAAGGCTGGATGAATCAGTTTCTTGCTGCAAACGCAGATCAAGTTGTATTAATGGTTTCTGGAATTCCAGTTAAAATAAAAGGTTAA